GCGGATTACTGACTCTGCCAAGTTAAGAGACAAATTTGCACAAGCATTAGCCACATATGTTCATCATTATGGATTTGATGGCTTGGATTTGGACTGGGAATACCCAGAAGAGCATTCCAGAGACAATCTCTCGGAATTCATGAGGCTTGTACGCTTGTATCTTGACAGTTTACGTCCACGATGTGAGCGATATCTTCTCACTATGCCGCTTCCTGCAGAGATCGAGAAGTTGGACCATTATGATTTGGACGAGCTTTCGAAGCACGTGACTTATTATAATGTTATGGGATACGATATGGGAGGAATATGGGCCAAGCGAGCATTGTTTCAGTCTCAACTTTATGAGGATACAAGTAGTGAATCAAGTAGTTCTGTTGATAACACAATCCGATATCTTTTGAAAGACAGGCATGTCAAGTCTCGGCAAATCGTGCTAGGTATGCCAGCTTATGGTCGATCTTTCAATGCGAAAAATCTTTATGATGAGGCAGATGCGTGTGCAAATTTGTCAGGGATAAAGCAAGAGCCAGATGAATGTATTGTTGCTTATAATAAGCTTCCTCCTGAAGGATATGTAGAAGTTTTTGATGAGAAAACTGGGGTGGCTTATGCaacaaacagaaaaagcGGGATTGTTGTGTATGATAACTCAAAGACAGCTCGACTTAAGGCCGACTATGTTAAGAATCATAATTTGGCAGGAGGTGTGTGGTGGGATTCAAGTGGAGACACGTACGCTGTTAACGGAAGTCGGTCGTTACTTTTTTCGTTTGTCGATCAGATCGGAGGCTTGGATTCGTTGAAAAAATCGCAATGCAAGATTAATCCTGATCTTTATCACGGTGATTTTGAGAGCCTTTCATATCCAGAAGACAAGCTCCCTGATATTTCGAAAGTAAGCGGTGGAAACGTAATAAGGCCATCACTTTCATTTCTGGGTAATGTTTTCGTAACGGCATTGCTATTTGTGACATTCCAGTTGTGATGATTTTCAAAAGTCTACATTGAGTTTCCTGTACTACCATACTAATCAGCAACCGTCATTTCTAGGTACTTCGTATCAGTTATATCTATTATAGatgcatatatattaatgGTTTATTATATTCGGTTTATTTTGTCGTCATTGTCATGTTCATCGTAGTTTCAGTAGTATTGGTTTCTTGTGCGCTCACTAATTAAAGCCAAACCAGCTGTCCTCCTCTTCCACATTGTATTCACTCTCGTCTCCACTACCAGAGTCTTCAGAGAAAAGTATGTGCTTCAAGGAATTTTTGGAGTTACTCCTTACCTTTGAAAGTGTGGATATCAGTTTGATCTCAGAGTTATTCTCCATTCCTAAGGATGTGCTTATAGATCCATTTTCGGGCGTacttttatcttcatccttcGAATTGAACTTCATCTTCGTGAAGGTTCCTTCTATAATTCCGTCGCCATCCTTCTGCGATCCACAAGATGATTTTGTATGTGCTCCAAACCCAAAGGAAAGAACGCCGGGCTCATCTGGCGATGCACCACGCAGATCAATATCTTCCCCGTTGAATTCATTTAGTGCACCTACTGCAGCATCAAAATCAGCTGTTGAAAGCGAATTGTTTCGGCCCTTGACACTTCCCTGTgatccagaaaagaaatccGACCCACGAGCCATCTGGGTGGATTTTGGACTGAAGTCATTATCAATATTACCGACAGCATCCTCCCCAAGAGGACTATCTCCCAAAAGCTCCTGAAGAAACGCAGAAGCAAGTGAAGATCGACGCGCCGATGTGGCCGTTGGGTCAACAAGCATTCCTCTGATGGAGTTTGCAGCACTGTTTGTGTTTTTGAGTGAATTCAAGCTCGCAAGAGATGGAATCCGAGGAACAGAGGCTATGGATAGTCCCTTCGTGTCAACCTCAGCATCGTAATCACTCGAATTGGTGCTTGATTGGGACCCAAAGCTACTATCCGAATCGTAGTCTGAATAGTCGTCAAAGTAGCTGGCCAATTTGTTCAAGTCATAAGTTCTACTGTCGTTCCTTTCCTGATTCATAAGATGTAATTGCCTCGATGAGTGTGTTTGTCTAAGCGAGTCTTTTTCATACTCATCCAACTGTTCTGTGCCTGGTGTCTTCACACTTGATCCCATGCTAATTgtgttgcttcttcttttcctggTCTTTGTCCCCAAACCACGGCTTGAAAATGGAGTCTCTAATGTAAAAATTGTTGGCTGTGGTTTGTCTGATGGTTTGGAGACCAATCCAGAACGCTGCTCCAGTCCAAAAAGATTACTAGCAGTCGAATTGCCTCGCGATAAGCCCGCCAAGTTGAGCCGAGAGCCGGATCGCGACAAATCGGCAAGGTTCTGCCTCGAATTTGACCGAGATAGTCCCCTACCACTTGTTGCCAAGTTACCGTATGACTGAGGTTGAGGAGAgattcttgaaaatgagCCTTTTCTAGAACTGTCGCTATTCCTGGAGCTGGTTCTGGAAATGGAGTTTCTTCTCGAATGGGACCGGCTGTTTGTTCCGGAGAATGAATTCCTTCTTGAATTGGATCGTGAGTTTGTTGCAGAAAGTGAATTCCTTCTCGAATGAGGTCTGGAAGCCCGGCCTGGCCTAGTTGGCGATTGGATGATTGTTGTGTACTTGGCTGTGCCGATTGTGGCAAGCTCATTAGACGAGTCCTCGAATCTAATCATACTCATGTCGATCGGAGTGCTGAGAAGGCGGTAGAGCTCGCGGTCAGATGAGAATGTAAGAATTTTGTTGAGGTTGAAGTCATAATCCATGAGAGAGAAGACGGTTCTCCGACATTCGGACTGTTTGAAGTAAACCGGTGTGCAAAGTGGGATCTCATTGAAGATAGGCCTGTTGAGAAGCATCTGCAGAAGAGTTGATATGACTGCACCGTGCGAAATAACGATGAGAACGGTGTCTTTATCGGCACTGTAAGGCTGTCTGGTGTAATAATGCTGCAGCAATGTTGTCAGGTAGTCGAAACACCGTTGTTTAAACTCCAGAGGCGGCTCTCCGTAATCTCCACAGTGGCCCAAAGCGTTATAACTCCAAGTTGAATCTTTTATGCTCCTAAGATGGGTTCTAGTAGTTGGATTAAGAGGTGGAGGCGTCCCGGGTGTTTTTTCATGCTGTTTATTCCACTTGGCGATCTGGCTGTCCATACCAAAGTTTACCGTCGGCGATGTCAAGTAGATATTGACGTTGTTGATCATCGAGTAGCCGTCGTCATTTGGTGGTAAGAAATTTAGGTTGAAGCTCTCGTTTAGCCATTCTGACAAAGCTTGGTCTACACGAAGCCTGTGTGTCACTCTGCAGTGTGCGGGGTTGAACTCTGGCTGATGCTCAAGCCGAGAAAGAAGCATCTCGGCCGTCTGTATGCATCTGTTGTATGGAGAACAGTGGATGAGTATCCGGAGTCTTTTCGATGGATGTTGGGGTGCAATGTGAGAAGACATCATCCTCACTGCGGCATCCATTTCCTTATCTGCCAACAGAAGATCGACCGGTGGGTCAAAATTTGCAAGCCATGATGTCGATGGTGAAACCTGATCATCATAACTGGAAGGGGACGCTGGTCTTGAACATTCTCTATAAGCTTTATCTACCCTTGAGCAATGCCtaagaagaataagatgcattttttcttgggGAGCTTGAAATGCAGCGGATCTTATAAGTCGGCTCCCCTCTATCCGATAGGTCTCAGGTCAAGTAACAAATTCTGAATGCCAACACGTGGATTTTTTGTTCAGCGTTACTGATTGAATACTTCTTATTCGTTATTATTAATTCGATGGCTTTCAAATGGTCGCTGGAGCGTTTATATGCTGGATATGGAAGATATGCCGGACGATCTATCCGCTCCGTTTCTTTAAATAACCAAATAGGTGGGAATTTTGTAACTGATATAGTTGACCGACTAAATGTAACTTGCATGCCAAAGAACGATTGAACTAGCGATGGATTTTAATcggtggaaaaaaaaatacaagaatagaaaaaaaatcagaatGCAAGCTAAAATGAGCATAATCATAGGAATTTCCCCGACAAATTTCCCGACGGGTAGATGCCTCGTACTAATGGGTAAGCTGAATTGCCTTTGAGTATTTGCACATATTAATATTTATACATAATCTAAGTCAACATTATTAAATTCTTCGAGTCTACTTTTGCCTACCTGCTCTACAGACCACTCCAAAAGAAAGGcaaatttttcagtttgTGTTGTCAAAAGACCGTATTATGAGGCTGCCCCTTTGCAAAGCTCGATTGTGCCGTAACTTAACTAAATCTTAGAATCTTCTTATTTATCACATTACCCAAACTCCAcaaattcttcaacttGACAAGTTTCTTGTGATTTCTGTACCTTTCTGCCTTATTTCGGCAACACTCGGTGTTTGCGCCGACTGCTTAAAAGTCGCTATTTCCCCTCCTTCCTCAACAAAGGCAGTTAGGTGGTTTTACTCAACAAGTGTCCATATACTCAACAAGGCATAtgcatttattttctggGATTTCAGCCGCTTTTTTTACCGCGCGGTTTAACTTTTCAAATTGGCATGCACGGATAAGTGAAATATGTGTGTATATCTTTTTCAGCAGACCCCGATGCCCAGACAATGTAATTAGGTATATAAGCGATAGATAATCGAGGTGACGTATGCTTCATCGTACCCATCTTATCATTAATGTTTTCCAAActtccattttcatttcgtCGCTGTTGGACGGTTGCCTCTCGCATTGCTGCACCGCTAAATATCTCATCTCTTCTTCACATTTTTCTACACACCGTTGGCATCTAAAAGAGTTAAGACAACTAATAGTATATCaattataaaaatatgGGAATCTATCACTGTAACATTAAGTATTTAAGGCATACACCCCGCTGGCTTTTCGTCCCGTGTATCATAAATGTTTTATCACGAAGGGAAAAAACGGCCTGAGCAAAGTTTGAAACAGTCCTTGATTAGCCCAGATCTTTAAAATCCTGGGCCACCTGGGCCACCTGGTCCTCCTGGACCGCCTGGACCGCCTGGACCGCCATCACCATCACAGCAGCAACTCAAGCATTCATCTGCAACGTAGCATGCACATAAAGCAGCTAGACATGTACAGCATGAGCATCCACTACTACGCTTTTGGGGCTGCTGTTGAACATACATTGGCTGCTGGTAGTATCCaggttgttgttgctgcatTTGTGGCTGCTGCATCTGAGGTCTTCCGTATCCCTATAATTTAAACGAACGAAAATGTTAGTATGCTGGATAATTTTAGACGTTCAACGTTCTGCATTAACTTCGGAAATGTGCATTAACTTGTGCAATCACCGTTTGTTTTTATCAACTCTTGATGCTTCCTTATTTATGATCAAACAGCCCAAATTGATTGTTTATCATCAACATGCCGTTTACCGCTGTCACAATGTTACATTCCGATGCCAAACCATCTGCTTAGATAAAAATTGGTGCGTACCtgattcattttcaagataTATACCTGTTGGCAGTTAGACTcttataaaaatatatggtGCCTAAACTCTAATCCGGTCCAAAAATGCCATGAAAAGGTCTAATACGAAGTGAAGAatgtaaaattttttatttataaaTACACATCAATCTAAGCcatcagaaaaaaatctATATTTACCGTTCACAgatttttatatttatttttttgttaccTTCCATATCCTGCAGGATAGTAATCTCATTACAACTATCAAAAGTATCATTACGGAATAGAGCTGACTAGGCGCGAaaactttatttattttgcatGCACGAGTGTATCTCATTAAGTATAGAAGTTCTTCGGCGGCAGCCATCAAATACCGAACAATGCATATATGATATCAAGAATGTTTCGGCccgtttattttttttctcagttCCCAGCACTTGCTTATTCAAAATTGATCGGGAGTAATATCCCGCTGCTCCTTTATTTCACTTACTGTCTCCCTGGAATACTTTAAATTTCCATTTGCAATCATCTCGGGTAGAGAAATGGTCTTTCTGTTCGAGATCAAGTTCTAAtcctttttgctttcttacTTGCTGATTCTCAGTACTTCTtataattatattattatacgTTCAAAGCTATCgtgaaatttattttttattatcccccaagaatgaaaaagaaaaccaaGAAACCTTCTCAAAATAGGCATGCtccaataaaataaaacatgAATTGCATTTAGTTCTCATCTGAAAACCTCCACCTGCTACATTCAAAAGATGCGTAGCACCTAAACTCATTACTAAGGCCATTCTTGTGTTCAGGATAGAATGTTGTTATTCTGGTATCTGGATAGTTTCTTTTGACGTTATCCTTCATTCTCTCCCCGGTACAACTGATCAACTTGTATTGTAAATCTCCTGATTCGGTCTCCGCCTTTTTGTCACCTCTTAGCAGCGCTTTGGCTGTCAATGATGATTTTTGCTGACATTCTGGCTcaagaaaaggaggatCTATTAAAAGCCGATCAACTTTGCCTTTAAGATCATCCCTAAATTCTTCTGGTTGGTTGTAGTCATAAAATCCAAAGTGATCCTTGCCCGAAAGCAATGCAAATCTCCTATCAAACTCAAAtagatatattttttgggTCGGAAGTGTGCTTGGATTCCTTGCCTTGATCATAGCATAAACTGAGGGTGCACTCACTATGCATATGACTGTATTCTCGTCGGCACCTTCAAGTAAAGCATCTGCCAAAATATTCGCCGTCTCATCGGAATACCAAAATTGTGATAGTTGCCAGTCCTCTTGAAAATCGTCTATTGTCAGCGCCGTATTCTTTTGCGTACTTTTATCTgtgtttgatttttcaccttcttctttccttgAAGAGTACTCATTCTCAGCACCCTCGTACAACTCAGCAAACTTTGCTAGCCTATCCTTTTGCTCATCTCTAAATTCCTGTAATGCAGCTAGAGATTCTGCTGATAACACGCtggaaaaaatgaacagaGCATACCGTCGTCAATAAGACGATGATGACTCTCGTATTAAATGTTAGTAAAACCTTCACATCTGAtggaaatcaaaaaaaaatagaggtTAATCTTACGGtatatcatcatctaaTTCTGTCATTTTATAAAACGATCAACAAACTTGCTTTGGTCTACGAAGTACAATTTCTGAAGAAAGATAGTCGCCCAAGTTTGGGAACTTGATTTAAAAGGTACGAAattgaagcaaaaatatatttcaccTAACCTCAAATAGGTAAAAAATAATCTCACCTCCGGGGATCGAACCGGGGACCCCAAGatgtcttttttcaattaCAGTCTTGTGCTCTACCAACTGAGCTAAGGTGAGATCTTCGAAAATGTAAATggtcggactgaaggtaacaaaatattattttttataacctgaagtataaggattctttagatgattaccaaatccgtctaaagatatataatagattaataagattgttctctgatacttctcgtatcctttcatatctcttatctcatAGCTCTCTATGAATCAttctattcattcattattccaTCTAATAacttatcttttttaatCTCCCTttctagaaaaataactaaatcataatctaaCCTTGCCTCTGTATCAAAGGAGGGCAAGggcgcatatttatattaaatggagaatgacacttcttccatttctcttccaatttcatacaataacaaattatatgccaaagaggaatccatcctgtttgggaacatcacattatgtgaattcagcataacccgcgatcatgcaaaaacctgttgttttgcatatgcagTCGCCACACGAATATTAGTCAGCTTATTCCGATgtagctctttcttattgtccTTCGGGTCACTATCCTTTCAGtacgctttatttcttattcgcgcttctcataaattatttcggaaactatttatatctttccgtGTTACCTAATCaggtaaatgaattcattaatattttatctggctttaaaccaatatgCGCTTGGTTTGACCCCTTAcagaaaagtaaaagtTTACTGTCCTTTTTGTACACATTCAAATATTAacataaaattaaaaacgTTGATTATACTTGTTAGGAAGCTActtgtcggacatatgaaAATATGTCGGActgtcggagttaagagagaccttatgagttactcccgggctttagctatcaaactccttctttaatagtgtcggaacctatgagttataataatgttttatatgttaataacgcataaaggttcaactgatatttgatttataatatgtggatcaaattaatgttcagacagatataagaaataattcgcggggaaatttttcctgtgaaataaatttctccctaatctactttcggctgagaatgacctattccacttctgcggaaaaatatctcttatatgtatgtactactttttccttatatactatgtgtctcttagaagggatgacgactttattgtgtaatttgcaatacatattcatataaggaaatccatcttgaagtgatccttcagctgaaaccaagagtaaccttcgggttctcgctggattacaaacgtgttcgtaaggaccctatttttttattttgttatgggggtcattctatgcaacagaagtcttttctatatccgaactatatggccaatcccgttcataaccttgggcatctgcgcgctcggtagtgctacggcacagagatatgtgagcaattaagcagatacaaatgtcacacgggatttatatactctgacaaatagaactaataagaacctagcagtcggggagattcagacaattgtaaggtcggttacctaagtgggtggatataaatgtaccaagtggtctgtgtgataatgttaatgcctttaacattctaacaattgtgtatgtgtcaccatagaagaaaatgaatttacttcctttactctgttaccatcaaagtggagtcgaactagttgtattgcaaaatgggctatcgggtctcgtcccttcgtagaagaaacaagttatataaaaagaggtaaagtaaagtaaaaataaaaaggaaaataaagtgaggtaatcatacataatgtaatagatgcgtcgagagtcgcgtctacataaagctgccctgccttgtttatgcccaagaaaacctcgctcataaggatcaaaggtatttaaacatgtgcatttcccctttttatcCAATTAAATAACCTATTACAGAAACAATTTAAttatgaaatatattttggtAGCTGGTATCTaatatttgatgatttgaTTGCTAGGTACGAAAGTGTAGTCCGATCTGATTATGTAGGAAATAAGACACAGGCTAAAAATCAATTGATTGTTTTTGAGGAGTATAGTTTTATGAGTTTATGTTGTACCCTATCGATCTAATATGTATCTATTGGATAAAGATCTGTTTATTTCAAAGATATTACCAGTCATGCATCAATAAAGATGTTCACATGATTAGTTATTTTTCACTtgagaaataaatgatattttAATTACTTTTTATGCAACTGTGAACAAAAGAAAGCCTAGTAATTCTATGTTAATATCCAGGCAAATATCTATTCATTCGCAGTATAAATACGGAAGATAAAATACTTgcttgaaaaattaaaa
This portion of the Brettanomyces bruxellensis chromosome 1, complete sequence genome encodes:
- a CDS encoding uncharacterized protein (CAZy:GH18) — its product is MIFAKAVITVLTIVSFATNLVLGWKDYNLSAVVSNEFAPGYITGLYYTEWSYFLKHLPSSLPLASITNLYYAFLKIDEENLLLHFQDPALATNTSIAFETQNLGDCVRQKYFYSSISDDWVSTFMRNVSTLTQNAGNRQLTSSGLLGQLSQIKSLNPNIRVSLSVGGAETSHVFRRITDSAKLRDKFAQALATYVHHYGFDGLDLDWEYPEEHSRDNLSEFMRLVRLYLDSLRPRCERYLLTMPLPAEIEKLDHYDLDELSKHVTYYNVMGYDMGGIWAKRALFQSQLYEDTSSESSSSVDNTIRYLLKDRHVKSRQIVLGMPAYGRSFNAKNLYDEADACANLSGIKQEPDECIVAYNKLPPEGYVEVFDEKTGVAYATNRKSGIVVYDNSKTARLKADYVKNHNLAGGVWWDSSGDTYAVNGSRSLLFSFVDQIGGLDSLKKSQCKINPDLYHGDFESLSYPEDKLPDISKVSGGNVIRPSLSFLGNVFVTALLFVTFQL